CTGATTCATCCGAAAGCCGGCTCGTTCTTCTTTCTGGGGGAGATTTTCACCAGTGCGCCCCTGCCAACGGACACGCCATTCGAGACTTACCACTGTGGCAGCTGCTCCGCCTGTCTGGACCTGTGCCCCACCGATGCGTTCGTGGGTCCCCACAAGCTGGATGCCAGACGCTGTATCAGTTACCTCACCATAGAGTTTCGGGGCAGCATTCCGGAGGAACTGCGGCCCCTGATGGGCAACCGGGTATTCGGCTGCGATGACTGCCAACTGGTGTGCCCCTGGCAGAAGTTCAGCAAGCCTACGGAGGAAAAGGATTTCCAGCCCCGCCACGGGCTGGACAACAGCACTCTGGCCGAGCTGTTTCTGTGGACAGAGGAGCAATTTCTGAAGCGCACGGAAGGCTCCGCCATCCGACGCACCGGCTATGAGGGCTGGCTGAGAAATCTGGCGGTGGGGCTGGGTAACGCACCCTCAACCATCCCGGTGATTGAGGCGCTGAAGCAACGGACAGACCATCCTTCGGAATTGGTCCGCGAACATGTGCGTTGGGCCCTCAAGCAGCACGGCCTATAGCTTGAAGAATTCCTGCCGATAGTGGCGCAGTTCGTTGATGGAGTCGCGGATATCATCCAGCGCCAGGTGGCTGCCCTTTTTCTGAACGCCCTTGAGCACGTCCGGACGCCAGCGGCGGGCCAGTTCCTTGATGGTGGAGACGTCCAGGTTCCGGTAATGGAAGTAGTCTTCCAGTTCGGGCATGTATTTCACGAGGAAGCGACGGTCCTGGCCGATGCTGTTGCCGCACAGGGGCGACTGGCCTTTCCCGACGTACTTTTTCAGGAACTCGAGGGTTTGTTGTTCGGCCTGGGCCTCTGAGATGTCACTTTCCCGGACTCGCTTGGTCAGCCCGCTCTCGCCGTGGGTTCGGGTGCACCACTCGTCCATGGCATCCAGTAGGCTATCGGGCTGGTGCACGGCGATCACGGGGCCTTCTGCCACGATGTTCAGCTCTGAATCGGTGATGATGGTGGCCATCTCGATGATCCGTTCTTTTTCCGGATCCAGGCCGGTCATTTCCAGATCGATCCATACCAGGTGGTTGTTTTCTGACATTTTTCCAGCCTTCAACTTGTGGAGTCTGCGGGGGCGGGCAGGCCGTTCCGGGAAGCGCTACGAGCACATCCCTGTGCGCTTGACGTCGGCCATCCCTGGCCGCCGACATTCCCGGAACGGCCTGCCCGCCCCCGCCCGAATATTGGAGATATACGAGAGGGTCAGCCGCCGACAGGCTTTAAGCCTGTCAGACACCCTGATTTGTCTGTGTATTGTGACTGATTAAAGTATGATGTAACACCTCACGAACCCAAACACGGTACGCGCTCGATACATGGCAAAACGGCGACTGAACAAACAGCAGCAATTCCGCATCCGGAAAGTCCAGGAAGAACGGGCGGTCCGGGCGGCGCGGCGGGAGAAGAAGGTTCAGGAACAGGCCGAGGCCGGTGAGCT
The nucleotide sequence above comes from Marinobacter gudaonensis. Encoded proteins:
- the orn gene encoding oligoribonuclease — its product is MSENNHLVWIDLEMTGLDPEKERIIEMATIITDSELNIVAEGPVIAVHQPDSLLDAMDEWCTRTHGESGLTKRVRESDISEAQAEQQTLEFLKKYVGKGQSPLCGNSIGQDRRFLVKYMPELEDYFHYRNLDVSTIKELARRWRPDVLKGVQKKGSHLALDDIRDSINELRHYRQEFFKL
- the queG gene encoding tRNA epoxyqueuosine(34) reductase QueG — translated: MSATASSNTTHPELADLPALIRQWARDLGFADVGITTPDTGEHARHLQDWLAEGYQGDMDYMGHHGDKRYTPDSLVPGTRRVISVRMDYLPAPDSPKRALTNRESAYVTRYALGRDYHKLIRKRLAQLAAKIDAAVSGFDYRAFVDSAPVLERALAQRAGLGWIGKNNMLIHPKAGSFFFLGEIFTSAPLPTDTPFETYHCGSCSACLDLCPTDAFVGPHKLDARRCISYLTIEFRGSIPEELRPLMGNRVFGCDDCQLVCPWQKFSKPTEEKDFQPRHGLDNSTLAELFLWTEEQFLKRTEGSAIRRTGYEGWLRNLAVGLGNAPSTIPVIEALKQRTDHPSELVREHVRWALKQHGL